One genomic window of Cololabis saira isolate AMF1-May2022 chromosome 3, fColSai1.1, whole genome shotgun sequence includes the following:
- the elovl4a gene encoding elongation of very long chain fatty acids protein 4a gives MEIVTHLINDTIELYKWTLTIADKRVEKWPLMDNPLPTLAISSSYLLFLWLGPKYMKNREPLQLRKTLILYNFSMVFLNVFIFKELFMAARAARYSYICQSVDYSDDPNEVRVAGALWWYFISKGIEYLDTVFFILRKKFNQVTFLHVYHHCTMFTLWWIGIKWVAGGQSFFGAHMNALIHILMYLYYGLASCGPKIQKYLWWKKYLTIVQMIQFHVTIGHTALSLYVNCDFPHWMHYSLICYAITFIILFGNFYYQTYRRQQPTRRDASASSKASKALSNGTLNGLSKAASGAALMASKEEKPHESNGRRKRKGRAKRD, from the exons ATGGAGATTGTCACACATTTGATTAATGACACCATAGAGCTCTACAAATGGACCCTCACTATTGCAG ACAAGCGAGTGGAGAAATGGCCCCTGATGGACAACCCCCTGCCCACGCTGGCCATCAGCTCGTCCTACCTGCTCTTCTTGTGGTTGGGGCCCAAATACATGAAGAACAGAGAGCCCCTCCAGCTCCGCAAAACCCTCATCCTCTACAACTTCAGCATGGTCTTTCTCAACGTCTTCATCTTCAAAGAG CTGTTCATGGCAGCGCGGGCAGCACGGTACAGTTACATATGCCAATCTGTGGACTATTCAGATGACCCCAACGAAGTCAGG GTAGCCGGAGCGCTGTGGTGGTATTTCATCTCCAAGGGCATTGAATACCTGGACACTGTGTTTTTCATCTTGAGGAAAAAATTCAACCAGGTTACCTTCCTGCACGTCTACCATCACTGCACCATGTTCACGCTCTGGTGGATTGGCATCAAGTGGGTGGCAGGCGGACAGT CCTTCTTTGGTGCTCACATGAATGCGCTGATCCACATCTTGATGTATCTATATTACGGCTTGGCCTCTTGTGGACCCAAGATCCAAAAGTACCTGTGGTGGAAGAAGTACTTGACCATCGTCCAGATG ATTCAGTTTCACGTCACCATCGGCCACACAGCCTTGTCGCTCTACGTCAACTGTGACTTCCCCCACTGGATGCACTACTCCCTCATCTGCTAcgccatcaccttcatcatcctgTTCGGCAATTTCTACTACCAGACCTACCGCCGCCAGCAGCCCACGCGACGTGACGCCTCCGCGTCCTCCAAAGCCAGCAAGGCTCTCTCTAACGGCACTCTGAACGGGCTCAGCAAAGCCGCCAGCGGAGCGGCGCTGATGGCGAGCAAAGAGGAGAAGCCTCACGAGAGCAACggcaggaggaagaggaaagggCGTGCTAAAAGAGATTAG
- the prelid3a gene encoding PRELI domain containing protein 3A isoform X2, protein MKIWSTEHVFSYPWETVIKAAMRKYPNPMNPNVVGVDVLDRNLDGDGRLHSHRLLSTEWGLPGIVRAILGTSHTQTYVKEHSIVDPSEKKMELCSTNITLTNLISVDERLVYRPHPENPAVTVLTQEAIITVKGVSLSNYLEGMMVRSMSANARKGSKVAVTTALLGHTS, encoded by the exons ATGAAGATCTGGAGCACAGAACACGTTTTCAG TTACCCCTGGGAGACGGTGATCAAAGCTGCCATGAGGAAGTACCCCAACCCCATGAACCCCAACGTGGTGGGAGTGGACGTGCTGGACCGTAATCTGGATGGAGACGGCCGCCTTCACAGCCACAGACTCCTCAGCACAGAGTGGGGACTACCGGGTATCGTACGAGCG ATACTAGGAACCAGCCACACCCAGACATATGTGAAAGAGCATTCCATAGTTGACCCGTCGGAGAAGAAGATGGAGTTGTGCTCAACGAAT ATTACTCTCACCAACCTCATATCGGTCGATGAGAGGCTTGTGTACAGACCACATCCAGAAAACCCTGCGGT CACTGTCCTGACACAGGAAGCCATCATTACTGTCAAGGGAGTCAGTCTGAGTAATTATCTAGAGGGGATGATGGTCAGGAGCATGTCTGCTAATGCCCGGAAG GGCTCCAAGGTTGCCGTGACGACCGCTCTTCTCGGCCATACCTCATAG
- the prelid3a gene encoding PRELI domain containing protein 3A isoform X1, with protein MKIWSTEHVFSYPWETVIKAAMRKYPNPMNPNVVGVDVLDRNLDGDGRLHSHRLLSTEWGLPGIVRAILGTSHTQTYVKEHSIVDPSEKKMELCSTNITLTNLISVDERLVYRPHPENPAVTVLTQEAIITVKGVSLSNYLEGMMVRSMSANARKGWDAIEWIIQNSERENVPLS; from the exons ATGAAGATCTGGAGCACAGAACACGTTTTCAG TTACCCCTGGGAGACGGTGATCAAAGCTGCCATGAGGAAGTACCCCAACCCCATGAACCCCAACGTGGTGGGAGTGGACGTGCTGGACCGTAATCTGGATGGAGACGGCCGCCTTCACAGCCACAGACTCCTCAGCACAGAGTGGGGACTACCGGGTATCGTACGAGCG ATACTAGGAACCAGCCACACCCAGACATATGTGAAAGAGCATTCCATAGTTGACCCGTCGGAGAAGAAGATGGAGTTGTGCTCAACGAAT ATTACTCTCACCAACCTCATATCGGTCGATGAGAGGCTTGTGTACAGACCACATCCAGAAAACCCTGCGGT CACTGTCCTGACACAGGAAGCCATCATTACTGTCAAGGGAGTCAGTCTGAGTAATTATCTAGAGGGGATGATGGTCAGGAGCATGTCTGCTAATGCCCGGAAG GGCTGGGACGCCATTGAATGGATTATTCAGAACTCTGAAAGAGAAAACGTCCCTCTCTCCTGA
- the fbxo32 gene encoding F-box only protein 32 encodes MPFLGQDWRSPGQSWVKTEEGWKKTTADDKNNNVSMESFCRKEEECFNKENLLLSLGYDMAAKKRKKDLMNNNTKVPYFHREKWIYVHKGSTKERHGYCTLGEAFNRLDFCSAIKDTRRFNYVVRLLELIAKSQLPSLSGVAQKNYMNILEKVVQKVLDDQQNVRPIKELLQTLYISLCSLVQGTGKSVLVGNINIWMHRMENILQWQQQLDSIQIHRPTSTDMTLTDLPASLQLNIMQRLTDGRDLVSLGQVCPDLGSLSEDRLLWKRLCQYHFTDRQIRKRLMMSDKGHLEWKKMYFKLSRCYPHREQYSDTLHFCTHCHILFWKDTNHPCTANNPESCTTSLSPQDFISLFNF; translated from the exons ATGCCTTTTCTCGGGCAGGACTGGAGGTCACCGGGTCAGAGTTGGGTAAAAACCGAAGAAGGATGGAAAAAGACAACAGCTGAcgacaaaaacaacaatgtcTCGATGGAGAG CTTCtgcagaaaagaggaagagtGTTTCAACAAGGAGAACCTGCTGCTCTCTCTCGGCTACGACATGGCTgccaagaagaggaaaaaagacctCATGAACAACAACACCAAGGTCCCCT ATTTCCACAGGGAAAAGTGGATTTATGTTCATAAAGGAAGCACCAAAGAG CGCCACGGATATTGTACGCTTGGAGAGGCCTTCAACCGCTTGGATTTCTGCAGCGCCATCAAGGACACAAGGAGGTTTAATTACGTTGTCAGA CTCCTGGAGCTCATTGCCAAGTCCCAGCTCCCCTCGCTCAGTGGAGTGGCCCAGAAGAACTACATGAATATTCTGGAAAAAGTAGTCCAGAAAG TCTTAGATGACCAACAGAACGTGCGTCCCATCAAGGAACTGCTGCAGACGCTCTACATCTCGCTGTGCAGTCTGGTTCAGGGCACGGGCAAGTCTGTCCTGGTGGGGAACATCAACATCTGGATGCACCGCATGGAGAACATCTTGCAgtggcagcagcagctggacagCATCCAGATACACAGA CCCACATCTACAGACATGACTCTGACCGACCTGCCTGCCAGTCTGCAGCTGAACATCATGCAGCGTCTTACGGACGGCAGGGACCTGGTCAGTCTGGGCCAGGTGTGTCCGGATCTGGGGAGCCTGTCGGAGGACCGGCTACTGTGGAAGAGGCTCTGCCAGTATcacttcacagacagacag ATTCGCAAGCGGCTGATGATGTCTGATAAAGGTCACTTGGAGTGGAAGAAGATGTACTTTAAGTTGAGCCGTTGCTATCCTCACAGAGAGCAGTACAGTGACACCCTGCACTTCTGCACACACTGCCACATCCTCTTCTGGAAG GACACGAACCATCCCTGCACAGCCAACAACCCGGAGAGCTGCACCACGTCCCTCTCCCCTCAGGACTTTATCAGTCTGTTCAACTTCTGA